Below is a window of Mus caroli chromosome 2, CAROLI_EIJ_v1.1, whole genome shotgun sequence DNA.
acaaatatgtgtgtgtcagtgcaaGCAAGCTTCAGCAATGGGAACAAGTCACATATGAAATGATCAATAAAATTGGGTCCACAAAAAGGCAACTGCAAAGTGAAGATAATTTGTATGATGGAATGCAAAAATCCCCCGGCAAAGGCTACCCCTACTAGGATGCCACAGAGCCTCCTGTTCATTATTGAAGAATAATGCAAGGGCTTACAAATGGCCACATACCGGTCATAAGCCATAGCTGCTAGAATGATCACCTCCACAGCACTGAAGAAGTGGACAGAAAACACTTGCGTCATACAACATTCAAAGGAGATGGTCTTTCTCATATAGAATAAATCTATAATCATCTTGGGTGTGACAATAGAGGAGACACATGCATCCAATAAGGACAAGAATGCCAAGAAGAAGTACATTGGGGAACCCAGCAACACAGGACTCCAAACAATGGTCACAAAAATTGTCATGTTGCCTCCAATTGTTGGAAGATAGAtcaacaaaaatataacaaataggAGCTTCTCAACTTTTGGGTTTTGTGAAAGTCCCAGGAGTATGAACTCGGTGACAATGGTCTGGTTTTGCATGATTCATTAGAAGAGAATAGAAGAAGTAAAAATTGTTATTATAAATctgcaatgaagaaaatgtgttgCTTCATATAATGTGTAATACCATCTTCAACAAAAAGGTCCTTTATTTGGCAGAATTATCTTCACTGATTTATTACCCTtgaaacagaatattaaaatattttaaagtgcagATTTACATATCAGgtcaaagaaacacaaattatTTAATACTTTACAACATCTCAAATATCGTAGTAGAACCTTTCTGTATGTGCtacaaaataagaataatttatcTTTGAAGGCTCAAGTTTCATAATTCTCAAGGGAATTTTTGAAAAGCAACATTGAAAGGCATTTTAAATCATACAACTGTTATACAAAATGTCATAATTTATTAACTGTGTCTCTCATCAACATTTAATGAGGCAATGCCAGAGAATATGCAAAAACTAAATGGAGCAGAGAATCTTATCTaccaaaggaagaagaaacaaaagcaccCCAGGGTGCACAGAAAAATGAGACTGTTTTTAACTGCTTTTCAAACTATGAAGTTAACTAGAACTTAAAATCAACTAATCTAAACTTCATGAAAAGAAATGTGATGTGGAAAAAAGTTTGCTATTACGCATGTTACAACGATTAAAGagttaaaactttatttatatttcattgcattaaaaaaattatgttgtAGGTCTGGGGAGATGTCTCTGCAaataagagtactgactgttcttcctgaggtcatgagttcaaatcccagcaaccacatgctggctcacaaccatctgtaatgagatctgatgccctttcctggtgtgtttgaagacagctacaatgtactcagatataataaatgaataaatctttaaaagaaaaaagaaaaaaattatgctgTCATGACACCTAAGTGAAAGTAAAGATACTAAAGTTAGTAACTGCTCAGGATAGAACCCTAGTGAATAATATGTGGCattgttaaaatttttaatgaaaaaatatgaataaaagtgGAAAGTGTAAACAACAAAATATGTTTAACacatattttgttctgttttgtgttgttctgttttgttctgtgtttttcaGTAAGAACTTCACTTGGTCTTTTGTagtcttattctctctctttaaaacttAGAGTACCTTTTTCCTTTGCTCATGTGTGAACAAGGCATATTGACAATGGCAACAGAGTAAAAATGGACCAATCAGCAAGATAGGAAAATTACTAAAAACTATATAGCTTACGTGAAAAAGTAATTCACTTTTCTCATTTAAGGAATTCAATTTTAACACCACCATGAATAACAAATTGAATATAATTTAGACTCTTGAGACTTAGTTATTTGTCAATTTTGAAAACTTGTGTGGTAGTGTAGAAGTGCTTGAAGAGAATACTTCAAGCTCTTGGCGCTATTCCAGAAGACCTAGATCACTTCTCTGTatacacatggtggcttacatgCAAGGAGAACCATTATCCCCTTCTGAACTGTGTGTAATAAGCAGGGACcagtacatatgcatgcacacaaacatttaaaataaaaataattaaattatttaaaataaataaaatgtaacctTGTCTTGTAAATACCATTCTGAGAAAAATGGCTACTGATTTATatgaatttaatataaaatatatttattttgtacacaAGGTTTATGAGAACTCAAGCAGAATAGGCAAAGGACTGCACAAAATACAAAGTTATGGGTCACAGTATACTTGCTTGCAAAACTTGCAATGAAACTCCAGAGGGAAAGAAGATAGGAGgacttgaaggaagaaaaagagaagaaatggtataaatatattttaaaaaaaaaattcaaagatatagctaaaccaagaaaagaaatacaaaatacaagAGGAGGGTATAAAAACCTTACTTTAAATTCCTTAGACTTGTGCTGAAATCCAGACACTCCCATTTTACTGTGTCATGAATTATGTTACATAAATTTCTTGAAATTCTATACACCACAGCTTTATTATCTGTAAATTCTCCTAATAGGAAAGAGTATCAAAAGGGCTTACAGGGAAGTACAGTTGCTTCAGGTAACCTTCTTGCAGGGAACACCAACTAGAGTAGGAGATTGTAAGGAAAATAAGCTTTATGTTCTACCAAAATTTAGTAATTCTTACTTTTTGTCATGTCCTATTTAAGATAATCACTAGTAACAAAAAATTGTTCTATCATATTTTGAAtccataagtttttaaaatttgtcttaaaatatCCACCAGAGTATATATACAGGGTCATATATTACTATTAAAAGTTATAGGTTATAaatcatttagaaaataattgcTCTATAACAGCACTATTCTGAATTGAAGCCTTTAACACTAAGAGAGTATTGATTGGAAACTAAGctccatataaataaaaactcttGTTTAGATTAGGCAAGTATATCTCTGTTCTGTTCATAATTTTGACAACCACATGGGATATAAAGCTGTGTAGTAGAATCTTATGAATCCATATGAGGGGTATAATAAATTTTCCTGTTCAATCTTGTTGTGTTAATACAAATTTAGATAAAAACAGGACGTGCTGAGGATAAGAGAATATGATCATTACCATATGGGGCAATTATATTTACCTCCACCACAATATCAGTGCTCAGAGAACATTATGgaagagaatgggagaaataTAATAGCTGGGGTATGGGAAGGAACACACTAAAATACCTTCTGGATTGGATGCAGCTATTAATTTCTTGATCTCAAAGTAGCTGCAATTCTCTGCAAAAGATTAAGAATATCATAAATCCTAGCATGAATAGGGAAGATAATTTCCTCACCTAATGCTGGAGGTATTCACATTTAATGTTTACTAGGGGTAGGCAACCCTAGGATTTATTCAATGGTTGGTTCCCCATGTTCCAGTGTGTAAGGCTGAGAATCTAATATCTGAGAAATATTAATGGTATAGTGAGTTATCAAAAAATATGAGAATCATGTTGTGAGAATGTGTTTCATTTCACTTTGGAGGGTTACAAGAGGGGAATGAAGGTAGATAGTATCTTGTTTAGTTGTAGAGAtgaatcaatattttaaatatacagaaaaactgAAAGTATACTAAAATTAGGCCAAATATAATGGTaagtagaaagaaaattgaattaCTCAATTCTCAAgtaggcaaaaacaaacaacaaaaaaaccccagcaaaacaagaaaacaaaacaaaacagtttcagTGTAATATAAACTTGTCACAGACAAAATAACAAACTGCCAGTTTTGAGTTTTGGCTCAATGAAAGATAAATTGATAGTTCTTTGCCTTGGTGGAAAATTGAGATAGTCTAGTGTAGACACAGCTGCGCTCAAACTCACCTTTTAGATTGGGGTAGCCTTAAATTTCTTatattctctcctccatcttcaaATTCTATTATTAAAACATTGTGGCATTACACACAGACAAATCCACAATTTTATATATAGATATCCTGTAAACTATAAATTACAAAGAACATATGAGTATTGATTTCAGCATTATTTTAAACAACACCAACACATAGTGATATAAAAAGTGAATTATTCAAAGAACAAGTGTATTTTCACAATTATATCATTTATACTAGAATTGGTTCACTCCAATAATCTTTTAGAAAACATATCAGGAAGTATCTCTAGACAACAATTCTGTTTATACTTCTTGTACCATTAAACTCAGTctttaattaaatgaaatgagGATACAGTGTCAGACTGGACACAGAAATTCCTAAAACTCTTGTAACAGGGATGATTGGTAAATAACAAAATTACAACTCACCATCACATCACACTACTTATAAAGTACAATTAAAATGAAGATCTCAACTGTGAATCATTTTCAGTGTAAGTTTAGGCATTACTATGGTGACCTACCAGAAGAGGTAGGACCACCATTTTGCCTAAGGAGGGGTGAATCAGCCCAGCTTGGAAATGGAGCAGGCAGAAACTCCAATGCTGATCATAGTGAGTTAAgtcagaaattcaaagaaattaCATGCTTGTTTAATGATATTGTTACTATATTTTTTGAAGTAGATGTGAATTgtgaaattatatacattttgtaATACTTTCATTAAATATGATGTCCTGATTACAAGATAAATTAAAGTACCTTTGTATAACTAAAAACATCactgaaaatgtacatttatgaGTCTTATCATATAGGAGACTGTTGAAATATCTAGAGATGTCCAGTTCTCATTCTTGGTGAAGAATAGTCTCTTCAGTTGCGACCTAAAGGCGATATCTGTAGCCAATTATTTCTTACGATCTAGCAGATGCATGAGTGAAGGTTGAGAATGTCCCCAATGTTCCTCTCTTACAATCTTCATCACATTataaggataaagaaaaaaataacagagccAGAATCTCTCCTTAATTGCTAGTGGAACTTAATGTGATTTTCCTGAGAAAAGATCTACCTCTGAACCTCTGGGACTTCTCTTGAACTCCCACATGGTTTGAACAAT
It encodes the following:
- the LOC110289592 gene encoding olfactory receptor 4C15-like, with the protein product MQNQTIVTEFILLGLSQNPKVEKLLFVIFLLIYLPTIGGNMTIFVTIVWSPVLLGSPMYFFLAFLSLLDACVSSIVTPKMIIDLFYMRKTISFECCMTQVFSVHFFSAVEVIILAAMAYDRYVAICKPLHYSSIMNRRLCGILVGVAFAGGFLHSIIQIIFTLQLPFCGPNFIDHFICDLFPLLKLACTDTHIFVILVFANSGSICIIIFSFLLVSYVVILFSLRTHSSEGRRKALSTCGSHITVVVLFFVPCILIYARPTSPFSLEKYVFVFDDVLTPLLNPVVYTFRNKEMKNAIRKMWRSLLVAPDILK